Proteins found in one Paenibacillus borealis genomic segment:
- a CDS encoding glycoside hydrolase family 9 protein, whose product MFRSSLFPLRLKKLLSVCLCLLLIIGTVALSPRPAAAAVNPLPGPGHPLLYDDFAGGGLFKQNWTNWYNQNGGSGTFTKTVQGTRTIGKFTQTPGSSTSWAKFQPMNETFDLSGYRYMNLSLQNAGYAQSLIRVVIGDGITNYNLTGGYVPATDTWTGLQFDLDALSPKIQKEKVKLEIWLRQAGGTYGEMLIDDIVFTTASGGTAPQLSPAVMSADTDGSYNQNTNFTFDATYTDPDNEAPYAVQVIIDDTAYTMRETDQADVTYTDGKDYRFMTKLPAGTHSYYFRTTDTTSNEVTTGIHNLSVTNSSSVIDIVVSQAGYSADDIKNAKFISTTTVTDTTYEILDGANVVSSGTMTYEGFYWNKHVYSIGFSSVTDAGNNYRVRSNQQYSYPFEITPNLWDQYKDEMTAFYRLLRASVATSDAYPEGYSSIAPSAKLYHAAGHLDDAQSADGLTHYDLTGSWYDAGDYGKYGGNQWVGAEIALAYTRYADKESVKYDNDSNGIPDLIDEAVFGSEYLIKFADQLGGEMYNLRNNASFVHPEKSTDNISGTADDRKLTDLSVGGSAKSAGTLAATARAIRTAIIEGDIASARIAELTDFADQCESAAVIFYDYVVANPDGPIGSYSTRGGIPNSKLLADVELYLLTGDIRNWNAASATINALTLGDISSTNYWDMSPMSMAEFYPVADAATQSHIHSLLKGQADFFLSSSDDTPYGVLNQFKNFGVNEPHASYLGDMLRYYELFGDPAALEAVVKGMYWLFGENPWNISWVSGIGTHHVMFPHTRYNEDSNTAGDTGIIFPGAMVSGPNMKDPKNRNSISPWYEDRSLYLDDTNQWRYNEFSISIQAGLLYTVMGLSATAGTGADNTAKPPALPVLSPVIGEWVRGNVTVFAEAGDDLNQVEYAAAGLPYQPMTVSGNVYSTVSGAVYAAVIDESQSLPYVSRRVDVRATDSSGGYTYSSTHYTVAPALPDPSTPLLYDDFGGGGFWGGSAANTTWVNWYNQNGGTGTFTKLTADGRSAGKFAQTPASVTSAAKFQPWNDVVDLSGYRYLNITLKNPASPDLRTRIEINDGKRTYNLTGGWVEVPADWSDLQFDLNALSPAIDKKALKMSIWLKQNTVTAGEMLIDEIKATNQVSGSAPTLTLGGVNQTEGTPQTEFTFTVTYTDADNQAPFAMELVLDGVVRIMQPSNPSDTIIWTAESMNTPPSCLPAGIPTTSIQLILLPMP is encoded by the coding sequence ATGTTCAGATCAAGCCTATTCCCCCTGAGACTTAAAAAGTTATTATCTGTCTGCCTCTGTCTGTTGTTAATTATAGGTACTGTTGCTCTGTCTCCCCGGCCTGCCGCAGCAGCGGTTAACCCCTTGCCAGGACCCGGACACCCTCTTTTGTATGATGATTTTGCCGGCGGGGGGCTGTTCAAACAAAATTGGACGAACTGGTATAATCAGAACGGCGGCAGCGGTACTTTCACCAAGACGGTACAAGGCACCCGCACGATTGGAAAGTTCACACAAACCCCAGGCTCCTCCACCTCCTGGGCCAAGTTTCAGCCGATGAACGAGACCTTTGACCTCTCGGGCTACCGTTATATGAATCTGTCTTTGCAAAATGCGGGTTATGCCCAGTCACTCATTCGTGTTGTCATAGGCGATGGTATTACCAATTACAATCTTACCGGTGGTTATGTACCCGCAACGGATACCTGGACCGGCCTGCAGTTTGATCTGGATGCCTTGTCGCCCAAGATTCAGAAGGAGAAAGTCAAACTGGAAATATGGCTTAGACAAGCCGGCGGGACTTACGGGGAAATGCTGATCGATGATATCGTGTTTACCACGGCCTCCGGCGGTACTGCGCCTCAGTTAAGCCCGGCTGTGATGAGTGCGGATACGGATGGCAGCTATAACCAGAATACTAATTTTACCTTTGATGCCACTTATACCGACCCGGATAATGAGGCGCCCTATGCTGTCCAGGTGATCATTGATGACACGGCCTATACTATGCGCGAAACCGATCAAGCCGATGTTACCTACACGGACGGAAAAGATTACAGGTTCATGACCAAGCTTCCGGCAGGAACCCATTCCTACTATTTCCGTACAACAGATACGACTTCAAATGAAGTCACGACCGGAATTCACAATTTGAGCGTAACCAATTCCTCTTCTGTGATTGATATTGTAGTCAGCCAAGCCGGCTACAGCGCAGACGATATCAAGAACGCCAAATTCATCTCAACCACCACAGTCACAGACACCACCTATGAAATCTTGGATGGAGCTAATGTCGTGTCTTCAGGCACCATGACTTATGAGGGCTTCTACTGGAATAAGCATGTTTACTCTATCGGTTTCTCCTCCGTCACGGATGCCGGGAACAACTACAGGGTGCGAAGTAATCAGCAGTATTCATATCCTTTTGAAATTACGCCTAACCTGTGGGATCAATACAAGGATGAAATGACTGCCTTCTACCGTCTTCTGCGTGCCTCAGTAGCCACCAGTGATGCTTATCCGGAGGGTTACAGCAGTATAGCTCCTTCCGCCAAGCTCTACCATGCCGCAGGACACCTCGATGATGCCCAGTCTGCGGACGGCCTTACCCATTATGATCTGACAGGCAGCTGGTATGATGCGGGTGATTACGGCAAATATGGCGGTAACCAATGGGTCGGCGCGGAGATCGCACTCGCTTATACGCGTTATGCTGACAAGGAGAGTGTCAAGTACGATAACGACAGCAATGGCATCCCGGACCTGATAGATGAAGCGGTCTTCGGCAGCGAATATCTCATCAAGTTCGCGGATCAGCTCGGCGGGGAAATGTATAATCTCAGAAACAATGCTTCTTTCGTCCATCCGGAGAAATCTACCGACAATATATCAGGCACAGCGGATGACCGGAAGCTGACCGATTTAAGTGTTGGTGGCTCAGCCAAGTCAGCGGGTACACTTGCTGCTACAGCGCGCGCGATCCGCACGGCTATTATCGAAGGCGATATCGCGTCAGCCCGGATTGCAGAACTCACGGATTTTGCCGACCAATGCGAGAGCGCAGCTGTTATCTTTTATGATTATGTAGTTGCCAATCCTGACGGTCCCATAGGCTCCTACTCTACCAGAGGAGGCATCCCCAATTCCAAGCTGCTTGCTGATGTCGAACTGTACTTGCTGACCGGAGATATCCGGAATTGGAATGCAGCCTCGGCTACAATTAACGCCTTAACCCTGGGTGACATCTCCTCCACGAACTACTGGGATATGAGCCCAATGTCCATGGCTGAGTTCTATCCGGTTGCCGATGCTGCAACCCAATCTCATATTCATAGTTTGTTAAAAGGACAAGCGGATTTCTTCCTCTCCTCGTCAGATGATACACCGTATGGTGTACTGAACCAGTTCAAAAACTTCGGCGTAAACGAGCCTCATGCTTCTTATTTAGGGGATATGCTGCGGTACTATGAATTGTTTGGTGACCCGGCAGCACTAGAGGCGGTGGTGAAAGGCATGTACTGGCTGTTCGGAGAGAATCCGTGGAATATCAGCTGGGTCTCCGGCATTGGCACCCATCATGTAATGTTCCCGCATACCCGCTACAATGAGGATTCCAATACTGCGGGTGATACCGGAATTATCTTTCCCGGCGCCATGGTCAGCGGACCGAATATGAAAGATCCTAAGAATAGAAACAGTATAAGCCCCTGGTACGAGGACCGTTCCCTCTATCTGGATGATACGAATCAGTGGCGGTATAACGAGTTCAGCATCAGCATTCAGGCAGGACTCCTGTACACAGTCATGGGACTGAGTGCAACTGCGGGAACAGGTGCGGACAACACGGCGAAGCCGCCCGCCTTGCCGGTACTCTCTCCGGTGATTGGAGAATGGGTCCGGGGAAATGTAACTGTTTTTGCTGAGGCTGGGGATGATCTGAACCAGGTAGAGTATGCGGCAGCCGGATTGCCTTATCAGCCGATGACGGTATCCGGTAATGTATATTCAACTGTAAGCGGTGCGGTTTACGCTGCTGTCATCGACGAGAGCCAATCCTTACCCTACGTAAGCCGGAGAGTAGATGTTCGTGCTACGGATTCTTCCGGCGGATACACCTACAGCTCGACTCATTACACTGTTGCTCCGGCGTTGCCGGACCCCTCCACTCCGCTCTTATATGATGATTTTGGAGGCGGCGGCTTCTGGGGTGGCTCTGCGGCCAACACGACTTGGGTCAACTGGTATAATCAAAACGGCGGCACGGGAACATTCACCAAGCTTACAGCAGACGGACGTTCGGCCGGCAAATTCGCCCAGACTCCGGCAAGTGTGACTTCAGCGGCTAAATTCCAGCCTTGGAACGATGTGGTCGATCTGAGCGGCTACCGGTATTTGAATATTACGCTTAAGAATCCGGCCTCTCCTGACCTCAGAACCCGGATTGAAATCAATGACGGCAAAAGAACGTACAACCTGACCGGAGGCTGGGTAGAGGTTCCAGCGGACTGGAGCGATCTGCAATTTGATCTGAATGCACTTAGTCCGGCTATTGATAAAAAGGCGCTGAAGATGTCCATTTGGCTGAAACAAAATACAGTCACTGCCGGAGAAATGCTGATTGATGAAATTAAGGCAACCAATCAGGTCAGCGGAAGTGCGCCAACCTTAACTTTAGGAGGAGTAAATCAAACAGAAGGCACACCACAGACTGAGTTTACTTTCACTGTCACTTATACCGATGCGGATAATCAGGCCCCATTTGCCATGGAGCTGGTCTTGGACGGCGTTGTCCGAATCATGCAGCCATCTAATCCGAGTGACACTATTATATGGACGGCAGAATCTATGAATACACCGCCAAGCTGCCTCCCGGCCGGCATTCCTACTACTTCCATACAACTGATACTTTTACCGATGCCATAA
- a CDS encoding response regulator transcription factor, giving the protein MYKILVVDDEPRVSAGIKNFLLASDMNITYVETAINGFEAIDYLRMDRFDLVLTDIQMGRMSGIELMENIYMEQWNVPVIVISAHEKFDFAKKSLRLGAKDYLVKPVERTELLRVVRKALTQKELTGKSPEAESRQIQEQSRRNEWLMELVTQRNLTRKDIEDVTSELGELLQGQFFGVISSRIDYSEAGFSHQKVTLHDRKLLKYAAINIMNETLLEWKGLTFNGFGHSIISIIQLSAEEMGDPQVRVHSQIHMIGQMIAMNMKQYLNVEATIGLSTLDGDVLMLPRLMEEADTAAEWTKVHPGQRVFYYHDIAVQDNLSMVVWMSKVSAFMEQMKSAVESSGDLNPQSILSQLPVSDQSQEVMNSYCGMLIYRIYGLLVEYGQGNGVSLYDFNPDMVFQGLTGQQKLERLHRYIEDSVTFLQQLSKARDQNVISRITNYIQKNYRNPALKIQDISEEVHFSAAHLGYIFKRDMKTNLWDYVTALRMEEARRLMITTDKKRYEIAFAVGYESPEHFSRMFKRMLGLTPAEFRKQARGGDRTEAETET; this is encoded by the coding sequence ATGTATAAAATTCTCGTTGTGGATGATGAGCCGAGAGTGAGTGCGGGGATCAAAAATTTCCTGCTCGCTTCGGATATGAACATCACTTATGTTGAAACGGCAATCAATGGATTCGAAGCGATTGATTATCTGCGGATGGACCGCTTTGATCTGGTGCTTACCGATATACAGATGGGCCGGATGAGCGGTATTGAATTAATGGAAAATATCTATATGGAGCAGTGGAATGTCCCGGTGATTGTCATTTCCGCTCATGAGAAGTTTGATTTCGCCAAAAAATCGCTCCGGCTGGGGGCAAAGGATTATCTGGTCAAGCCGGTAGAGCGAACAGAGCTGCTCCGTGTTGTCCGCAAAGCCTTAACCCAGAAAGAGCTTACGGGCAAGAGCCCGGAAGCGGAAAGCAGGCAGATACAGGAGCAATCCAGGCGTAATGAGTGGCTGATGGAGCTGGTTACGCAGCGGAATCTGACCCGGAAGGATATCGAAGATGTAACCAGTGAGCTGGGCGAGCTATTACAGGGACAATTCTTCGGCGTGATCTCCAGCCGCATTGATTATAGCGAGGCCGGCTTCAGCCATCAGAAGGTCACGCTCCATGACCGCAAACTATTGAAATATGCGGCGATCAATATTATGAATGAAACCTTATTGGAGTGGAAGGGTCTGACCTTCAACGGTTTCGGCCATTCCATCATCAGCATTATCCAGTTATCTGCCGAAGAAATGGGCGATCCCCAGGTTAGAGTACACTCGCAGATCCATATGATCGGGCAGATGATCGCCATGAACATGAAGCAGTATCTGAATGTGGAGGCAACGATAGGCCTCAGCACTTTAGACGGGGATGTATTGATGCTCCCTAGGCTGATGGAAGAAGCAGATACTGCGGCGGAGTGGACCAAAGTTCATCCCGGACAAAGAGTCTTCTATTATCACGATATAGCCGTGCAGGATAATCTGAGTATGGTGGTCTGGATGAGCAAGGTCAGTGCGTTCATGGAGCAGATGAAATCAGCGGTAGAATCCTCAGGGGACTTGAATCCGCAAAGCATTCTTAGCCAGCTGCCGGTGTCTGATCAGTCACAGGAGGTCATGAACAGCTATTGCGGGATGCTGATCTACCGGATTTACGGGCTGCTGGTAGAATACGGACAGGGGAACGGGGTTTCCCTCTATGATTTCAACCCGGATATGGTGTTCCAGGGCCTGACCGGACAGCAGAAGCTGGAACGGCTGCACCGGTACATTGAAGATTCGGTTACTTTCTTGCAGCAGCTCTCTAAGGCCAGAGATCAGAACGTGATCTCACGGATTACGAATTACATCCAGAAGAATTACCGTAATCCGGCACTGAAAATTCAGGATATTTCTGAGGAGGTCCATTTCAGTGCTGCCCATCTGGGTTATATTTTCAAACGCGATATGAAAACTAACCTCTGGGACTATGTGACGGCACTCAGGATGGAGGAGGCCAGGCGGCTGATGATTACCACGGACAAGAAACGGTATGAAATCGCCTTTGCGGTAGGGTATGAGTCGCCTGAGCACTTCAGCCGGATGTTCAAGAGAATGCTGGGGCTCACACCGGCTGAATTCCGCAAGCAAGCCAGAGGAGGGGACCGGACTGAAGCTGAAACTGAAACATAA
- a CDS encoding sensor histidine kinase — protein sequence MNTIKEEVGSTTLQLVKQNHVTIDKTISAINDRTVTLLDNHFFSNPAGYSFWTGIDTLNEIQQADNILESWSTGGTEYAIYMRNIERRDTPFDLSHKTKGFKYLDNDAGGLPDAMVSNMDVSGGGALRITHAETGEQTISFMRSILNPRDYNDAIGLLVVNKVEVLLTRDMVSVEVPSAAGIFLFNDQDELLMTAGSGSISLAEIDKNIGPAGPYGFTFAEEGGEEWLYAYSDSSKFHTRLLYKIPLASITGKQIWLQNMLVIISVVYLAFVLTFVLYLVRLVVKPVVKLVSVMKIYEPGKALSWTEEPLRHDEFGILYGSFVKMTKRLDYSIEENYVMQLKQKEYELLMLQSQITPHYLYNTLDSIYWYALDSGNTEVGEMVRDLSMLLRIGLSKGRKMITAGEELEHAQAYTRLQEKRYPDTFGVCWQIDETVSGYETPKVIIQPLIENAIIHGVRGMDGEGEIRVSAVQSEDTLRFIVEDNGYLPVDPDELSAIMQAEHSPKGYGIRNVHQRIQLHYGEAYGLTFERSVDGWTRAIITLPLRRPE from the coding sequence GTGAACACCATCAAGGAAGAAGTCGGAAGTACCACGCTGCAGCTGGTTAAACAAAATCATGTGACAATAGACAAGACCATATCCGCTATCAATGACAGGACGGTCACGCTGCTGGATAATCACTTTTTCAGTAATCCGGCAGGGTACAGCTTCTGGACCGGAATCGACACACTGAATGAAATCCAGCAGGCCGATAATATTCTGGAAAGCTGGTCTACCGGGGGCACGGAATATGCGATTTATATGAGAAATATTGAGCGTAGAGATACGCCTTTTGATCTTTCCCATAAGACGAAGGGATTCAAGTATTTGGATAATGATGCGGGCGGATTGCCTGACGCTATGGTAAGCAACATGGATGTCAGCGGCGGCGGGGCACTGCGCATCACGCATGCAGAGACCGGTGAGCAAACAATCTCGTTCATGCGCAGTATCCTCAATCCCCGGGATTATAATGACGCAATCGGCCTGCTGGTGGTCAACAAGGTAGAGGTGCTTTTAACCCGGGATATGGTGTCTGTTGAGGTACCTTCTGCTGCCGGTATCTTCTTATTCAACGACCAGGATGAGCTGTTAATGACAGCCGGTTCCGGCAGCATTTCACTGGCCGAGATTGACAAGAATATCGGACCTGCGGGGCCTTACGGCTTCACCTTCGCTGAAGAAGGCGGGGAAGAGTGGCTGTATGCCTATTCGGACAGCTCGAAATTCCATACCAGATTATTGTACAAAATCCCCTTAGCGTCCATTACCGGTAAACAAATCTGGCTGCAAAATATGCTCGTAATTATCTCCGTCGTTTATTTAGCGTTTGTCCTCACGTTTGTTCTCTATTTAGTACGGCTTGTCGTCAAGCCCGTAGTGAAGCTCGTCTCGGTTATGAAAATTTATGAACCCGGCAAAGCGCTGTCATGGACGGAGGAGCCGCTCAGGCATGATGAATTCGGCATTCTGTATGGATCATTTGTGAAAATGACCAAAAGGCTGGATTATTCGATTGAAGAAAATTATGTGATGCAGCTGAAACAAAAGGAGTATGAGCTGCTGATGCTTCAATCCCAGATCACCCCCCATTATCTGTACAATACCCTGGACTCGATTTACTGGTATGCGCTGGATAGCGGAAATACCGAGGTAGGCGAAATGGTCCGTGACTTATCCATGCTGCTGCGTATTGGGCTAAGCAAAGGCCGTAAAATGATTACAGCCGGGGAAGAGCTGGAGCATGCCCAGGCCTATACACGGCTGCAAGAGAAACGCTACCCTGACACCTTCGGGGTCTGCTGGCAGATCGATGAAACAGTGAGCGGTTATGAAACTCCCAAGGTCATTATTCAGCCTCTGATCGAAAATGCCATTATTCATGGCGTGCGCGGAATGGATGGAGAAGGCGAGATACGGGTATCTGCCGTTCAAAGTGAAGATACACTCCGCTTCATCGTAGAGGACAACGGATATCTGCCTGTAGATCCGGATGAACTCTCAGCCATTATGCAGGCAGAGCATAGTCCGAAGGGGTACGGCATCAGAAATGTGCATCAGCGGATCCAGCTCCACTACGGGGAGGCGTATGGTTTGACCTTTGAACGAAGTGTGGACGGGTGGACACGGGCAATCATCACCCTGCCTTTGCGCAGGCCTGAATGA
- a CDS encoding ABC transporter permease, with protein sequence MTRATGFSRFIHAMWKYKALTLMMLPAVLVLLAHSYLPMFGIFIAFKNVNYIDGIWGSPWVGFDNFKFLFSSGDMWRIVRNTLLYSLTFMILNLVLSVSIAVAINEIRRRFLAKAYQSFIILPHFLSMVVVSYLVYAFLQPDHGFINATVLKAFGQDAVFWYSEKEYWPYILVFVNAWKHAGFGAVIYIAAIAGIDPEYYEAALIDGASKWKQITNITIPFIRPVIIIMTILSMGSIFSSDFGLFFQVPMNSGALYPVTDTVDTYVYRALMQLNDIGMSSATALVQSVVGFIMVIATNSAVRQIDREQALF encoded by the coding sequence ATGACTAGAGCCACTGGATTCTCAAGATTTATCCATGCCATGTGGAAGTACAAGGCGCTGACACTAATGATGCTGCCGGCCGTGCTTGTCCTTCTGGCGCACAGCTATCTGCCGATGTTCGGTATATTCATTGCGTTCAAGAATGTGAATTACATTGACGGAATTTGGGGGAGTCCATGGGTAGGATTTGATAACTTCAAATTCCTGTTCTCCTCGGGAGATATGTGGAGAATTGTAAGAAACACGCTGCTGTACAGCTTGACCTTTATGATACTGAACCTAGTGCTGTCGGTATCGATCGCGGTGGCCATCAATGAGATCCGGCGGCGGTTTCTGGCAAAAGCTTACCAAAGCTTTATTATCCTGCCGCACTTCCTGTCAATGGTAGTAGTGAGTTATCTCGTATACGCTTTCCTGCAGCCGGATCATGGCTTCATTAATGCCACCGTCCTCAAAGCCTTCGGGCAGGATGCGGTGTTCTGGTATTCGGAGAAGGAATACTGGCCTTATATCCTGGTGTTCGTGAACGCCTGGAAGCATGCCGGCTTCGGTGCTGTAATCTACATTGCGGCGATCGCCGGAATTGACCCCGAATACTATGAGGCTGCGCTTATCGACGGGGCTTCCAAGTGGAAGCAGATTACGAACATAACGATCCCTTTTATCCGGCCGGTCATTATTATTATGACGATTCTGTCGATGGGAAGTATCTTCAGTTCAGACTTCGGGCTGTTCTTCCAGGTGCCCATGAACTCAGGGGCTCTGTATCCGGTAACGGATACCGTGGATACGTATGTATACCGCGCCTTAATGCAATTAAATGATATCGGGATGTCCTCGGCTACGGCGCTTGTACAATCGGTGGTAGGATTCATCATGGTGATTGCAACCAATAGCGCGGTCAGACAAATTGACCGGGAACAGGCATTATTCTAA
- a CDS encoding carbohydrate ABC transporter permease: MANDSGSRIGGISVASSMILNIAFVILSLICFLPVLLVIIVSFTDGQSILTQGYSFVPDKWSLIAYESIFKDFQTILSGYRVSFTITILGTALSVLLMALYAYPISRADYPFRNAFTFFLFFTMLFNGGMVSRYLIYTQVLHIKDSYMALILPMLIVPFNVIIMRTFFQTTIHPAVIESARIDGAGELRIFLRIVLPLSLPVLATMALFSTIGYWNDWFNALLYISSEDKYPLQYLMMRVLNDVQYLRNNVELAAQNPTMMKNLPNESLQMAMAVIGMGPILIAYPFFQKYFVKGLTVGAVKG; the protein is encoded by the coding sequence ATGGCCAACGACTCCGGCAGCCGCATCGGCGGAATTTCTGTAGCTTCCAGTATGATTTTAAACATTGCTTTTGTAATCCTCTCATTAATCTGCTTTTTGCCTGTTCTGCTAGTCATTATTGTATCCTTCACAGACGGGCAGTCCATTCTGACTCAGGGGTACAGCTTTGTTCCGGATAAATGGTCGTTGATTGCGTACGAATCCATCTTTAAGGATTTTCAGACGATTCTGTCGGGCTACCGGGTGAGCTTTACCATAACCATTCTTGGCACAGCGCTCAGTGTACTGCTCATGGCACTATATGCCTATCCCATTTCACGTGCGGATTATCCGTTCCGTAATGCATTTACGTTCTTTTTGTTCTTCACGATGTTGTTTAATGGCGGGATGGTCAGCAGATATTTAATTTACACTCAGGTGCTGCATATCAAAGACTCCTATATGGCGCTGATCCTGCCTATGCTGATTGTGCCATTCAACGTAATCATTATGCGGACCTTTTTCCAGACGACCATTCATCCTGCAGTGATCGAATCGGCAAGAATTGACGGTGCAGGTGAACTAAGAATCTTCCTGCGGATCGTTCTGCCGCTCTCGTTGCCTGTCCTGGCGACCATGGCTTTGTTCAGCACTATCGGTTATTGGAACGACTGGTTCAATGCGCTGCTGTATATCAGCAGTGAGGACAAATATCCGCTCCAGTATTTGATGATGCGTGTCCTCAATGATGTGCAGTATCTGCGCAATAACGTAGAGCTGGCCGCCCAGAATCCAACGATGATGAAGAACCTGCCGAATGAATCCTTGCAGATGGCAATGGCCGTCATTGGGATGGGGCCGATCCTGATCGCTTATCCTTTCTTTCAGAAATATTTCGTCAAAGGCCTCACAGTAGGGGCTGTTAAGGGCTAA
- a CDS encoding ABC transporter substrate-binding protein, which translates to MKKLKGRKPLFTAIILVLALSLQACSGGNNGGTSEPAASKGTESTSTAAPADSPESLKPYEVSIIYFGAPQRDDALVEAKLSEYFKEKFNATVDLQPIASSEYKQKTELMLNAGEPMDLVFTASWLNFFGNVSKGAFLDLDDLLAKYGQGISENLNPIYLEAPRYKGKLYGIPTNKEITQGKAYTYRKDIVDKYNIPIEDIKTMSDFEPWFKLLKEKEPELILDFIKESGEGMMYETRSDFRVIGPTPNKIPLFLYDYTNTDNIEIKSVVDPEISSIAKAEYELNRSYYEKGYINSDAATTTTDIGDLRKQGKIWMQQAVWKPGADIELKIATDNKYDFISKVIEEPIVTTDLAAGSMFSISRTSKDPERAMMVLNALHTDPYAVNLFVNGIEGTHYKKISENRIEPIADSGYGTSALFWVIGNQLINYLKPGQPDDLYSSWQEFNNEAKRSPLLGFVFDESSVKNEITQLTSVIGEYRAASTGAIPDPAKMLEERNEKLKKAGIEKVQTELQTQIDAWKAAQ; encoded by the coding sequence ATGAAAAAGTTAAAAGGGCGCAAACCGCTATTCACAGCGATTATTCTGGTTCTTGCGTTATCCTTGCAGGCATGCTCTGGCGGTAATAACGGGGGTACTTCTGAACCGGCAGCATCAAAAGGCACGGAGAGCACGAGTACTGCGGCACCTGCTGACAGTCCGGAATCACTGAAGCCTTACGAGGTGTCAATTATCTACTTCGGTGCGCCGCAGCGGGATGATGCGCTGGTGGAAGCCAAGCTCAGTGAATATTTCAAAGAGAAATTTAATGCCACCGTTGATCTTCAGCCGATCGCCTCCAGCGAATACAAGCAGAAGACCGAGCTGATGTTAAATGCCGGTGAGCCGATGGATCTTGTGTTCACAGCCTCATGGCTTAATTTCTTCGGCAACGTCTCCAAGGGTGCCTTCCTGGATCTGGATGATCTGCTGGCCAAATACGGGCAGGGCATCTCGGAGAATCTGAATCCGATTTACCTGGAGGCTCCACGCTACAAAGGGAAGCTGTACGGAATTCCCACAAACAAAGAGATTACCCAGGGCAAGGCCTACACCTACCGGAAAGATATAGTCGACAAATATAATATTCCTATTGAGGATATTAAGACGATGTCGGACTTTGAACCCTGGTTCAAGCTGCTGAAGGAGAAGGAGCCGGAATTGATTCTGGATTTCATTAAGGAGTCGGGTGAGGGCATGATGTATGAGACCCGCTCGGACTTCCGCGTCATCGGTCCGACGCCTAACAAGATTCCTTTGTTCTTATATGACTATACGAATACAGATAACATCGAGATAAAGTCGGTTGTTGATCCGGAAATCTCATCGATTGCCAAAGCGGAGTATGAGCTGAACCGCAGCTATTATGAGAAGGGCTACATCAATAGCGATGCAGCTACAACAACGACTGACATCGGTGATTTAAGAAAACAGGGTAAAATCTGGATGCAGCAGGCCGTCTGGAAGCCGGGGGCTGATATTGAACTGAAAATTGCCACCGACAATAAATATGATTTCATCTCTAAGGTTATCGAAGAACCTATCGTGACCACGGACCTTGCCGCCGGATCGATGTTCTCCATCTCCCGCACCTCCAAAGATCCGGAACGGGCCATGATGGTATTAAATGCGCTGCATACCGATCCTTACGCCGTGAATCTGTTCGTTAACGGAATTGAAGGCACCCACTATAAGAAGATTAGCGAGAACCGCATCGAGCCGATTGCCGATTCCGGATATGGCACCAGCGCCCTGTTCTGGGTGATCGGTAATCAGCTCATCAATTATCTCAAGCCGGGCCAGCCTGATGATTTGTATTCAAGCTGGCAGGAATTCAACAATGAGGCCAAACGTTCACCGCTGTTAGGGTTCGTATTCGATGAGTCATCCGTCAAGAACGAGATTACTCAGCTCACCTCGGTGATTGGCGAGTACCGGGCCGCAAGCACAGGTGCAATTCCTGACCCTGCCAAAATGCTTGAGGAAAGAAATGAAAAACTGAAAAAGGCGGGCATTGAGAAGGTCCAAACAGAATTGCAGACCCAAATTGATGCCTGGAAAGCAGCTCAATAA